A window from Diachasmimorpha longicaudata isolate KC_UGA_2023 chromosome 5, iyDiaLong2, whole genome shotgun sequence encodes these proteins:
- the LOC135163036 gene encoding homeobox protein MSH-D-like isoform X2 → MSQGNPSSPPEKIGNRTLAAFSIERLLAPNEDPPADRRPISHGTFKPSAAEEFYDEGRALTVVPDSSMSSTEEIEGLEESNTVGSTTPEPEISYACTSSSGGNCGVEMDCSDKDIHEGTSSVTSDDDRKKRPRTAFTAAQIKSLEAEFERNKYLSVAKRLQLSKSLKLTETQIKIWFQNRRTKWKRKYTNDVELLAQQYYSSLGIPAPRPIFVGDRLWFFNYPGQPQPATPPLLPPHVGHLSLPPGMPIVQPLASNLSPGTQHSVFPNISPSHSVYPLTQRIDFRRQDT, encoded by the exons ATGTCTCAGGGAAATCCGAGTTCTCCTCCGGAGAAAATTGGGAACCGGACACTGGCGGCTTTCAGCATCGAGAGACTGTTGGCACCGAACGAAGATCCGCCGGCCGATCGACGGCCAATATCTCATGGGACATTCAAACCTTCTGCGGCGGAGGAGT TCTACGATGAAGGCAGAGCCCTGACGGTAGTCCCGGACTCGTCAATGTCCTCAACGgaggaaatcgagggcctCGAGGAGTCGAACACCGTGGGCTCCACTACCCCAGAACCGGAAATCAGCTACG CGTGCACAAGCAGCAGTGGCGGAAATTGCGGTGTGGAAATGGATTGCAGTGACAAAGACATCCACGAGGGAACTTCCAGCGTGACCAGCGACGACGACAGAAAGAAACGACCGCGTACAGCCTTCACCGCGGCGCAAATAAAATCCCTGGAGGCGGAGTTCGAGAGGAATAAATACCTCAGCGTTGCGAAGCGATTGCAGCTGAGTAAAAGCCTTAAACTCACCGAGACACAG ATAAAAATTTGGTTCCAGAACAGAAGAACGAAATGGAAGCGAAAATATACTAACGATGTGGAGCTATTAGCACAGCAGTACTACTCCAGTCTCGGAATTCCAGCTCCAAGACCGATATTCGTAGGCGATCGTCTGTG GTTCTTCAATTATCCTGGGCAGCCCCAACCAGCAACGCCTCCTCTCCTGCCTCCCCACGTGGGccacctctccctcccccctggaATGCCAATTGTCCAGCCACTGGCAAGTAACTTGTCACCAGGAACACAACACTCAGTGTTCCCCAACATCTCTCCATCCCATTCTGTTTATCCTCTAACTCAGAGGATTGACTTTAGACGACAAGACACGTGA
- the LOC135163023 gene encoding UBX domain-containing protein 4 isoform X1, with the protein MKWYSGTINEAVAASKSRKAVFVVFIAGKDDASVETARTIDAPEISSRLEQDNFVAIRLESDTDSYRFFAQIYQLVPVPSLFFIGDNGSPLEVVAGSVNVQTLQEKIDTVLVKAGKRKNEASNDFIRGEQSASVDQSGQVASTGGAVPPSAQTSEPEASGVSGEEKPAAITVELSPEKKLERAKRLIEIQKQQKIEKEREEEIRRELERRKMGKDMQTARQRQQDLEIKLAQEERAKEKAAEAEARERVRRQIAQDKLERRQREQALLEQQTSQQAQENSQQAAAVPADGVVRIQFRLPSGSPHMGKFEAMSTLRDLRAYVSSNIDLPFRNFSMSTSFPRRDLNAEDDERTLVDLQLVPTAVILILPLKNSTTTKTVVSRDEGGFLSRFMWTVFSPIISVYNYVLGYFTGPPAQGPTREENDEPTAAGVAPRATPTRHLGQPSGLFGRNLGGPTTTIRARQNVHRLHTEGDDNDENNTWNGNSTQLM; encoded by the exons ATGAAGTGGTACTCTGGAACCATCAATGAAGCTGTTGCTGCTTCAAAGTCAAGGAAAGCTGTTTTTGTCGTTTTCATCGCAG GAAAGGATGATGCATCAGTCGAAACTGCCCGCACCATCGACGCCCCTGAGATATCATCCCGCCTCGAGCAAGACAATTTTGTCGCAATCAGGTTAGAGAGCGATACCGATTCCTATAGATTCTTCGCGCAAATTTACCAACTTGTACCGGTCCCTTCGCTGTTCTTCATCGGGGACAACGGAAGTCCCTTGGAGGTGGTGGCTGGCAGCGTCAATGTCCAAACCCtccaggaaaaaattgatacagTCCTGGTGAAAGCTGGGAAGAGAAAGAATGAAGCCTCTAACGACTTCATCAGGGGTGAACAAAGTGCATCTGTGGATCAAAGTGGCCAAGTGGCGAGCACTGGTGGAGCTGTCCCACCATCGGCACAGACAAGTGAACCTGAAGCTTCAGGAGTCTCTGGGGAGGAGAAACCTGCCGCTATAACGGTTGAATTATCTCCTGAG AAAAAACTTGAACGTGCTAAACGCTTGATAGAAATCCAGAAGCAGCAGAAAATCGAGAAAGAACGTGAGGAGGAAATCCGACGTGAGCTTGAACGCAGGAAAATGGGAAAAGACATGCAAACAGCCAGGCAGCGTCAGCAGGACCTGGAGATTAAGCTGGCTCAGGAGGAGCGAGCGAAGGAGAAGGCAGCTGAGGCAGAGGCTAGGGAGAGGGTCAGGCGGCAGATTGCTCAGGATAAACTGGAGAGGAGGCAGAGGGAGCAAGCGTTACTC gaGCAACAAACCTCACAACAGGCTCAGGAAAATTCGCAACAGGCTGCTGCTGTCCCCGCAGATGGAGTTGTACGAATTCAATTCAGACTGCCCTCTGGCAGTCCTCACATGGGCAAATTCGAAGCAATGAGCACACTCCGCGATCTCCGTGCATACGTTAGCAGTAACATCGATCTACCATTCCGCAATTTCTCAATGTCGACGTCCTTTCCCAGGAGAGATCTCAATGCTGAGGATGATGAAAGAACACTAGTGGATTTGCAGTTAGTTCCTACTGCCGTTATCCTTATTCTGCCACTCAAAAAT TCTACAACTACAAAAACAGTAGTATCCCGAGATGAGGGTGGTTTCCTCTCCCGCTTCATGTGGACGGTCTTCTCCCCAATAATTTCTGTATACAACTACGTACTCGGCTACTTCACTGGCCCACCAGCCCAAGGCCCCACCAGAGAGGAAAATGACGAGCCGACTGCAGCTGGCGTTGCACCACGTGCTACACCCACTCGCCACCTGGGTCAACCATCCGG TCTGTTTGGCAGGAATTTGGGAGGACCCACCACCACAATCAGAGCCAGGCAGAACGTCCACAGGCTGCACACTGAGGGTGATGACAATGATGAGAATAACACGTGGAATGGAAACTCAACGCAGCTGATGTAG
- the LOC135163023 gene encoding UBX domain-containing protein 4 isoform X3: MKWYSGTINEAVAASKSRKAVFVVFIAGKDDASVETARTIDAPEISSRLEQDNFVAIRLESDTDSYRFFAQIYQLVPVPSLFFIGDNGSPLEVVAGSVNVQTLQEKIDTVLVKAGKRKNEASNDFIRGEQSASVDQSGQVASTGGAVPPSAQTSEPEASGVSGEEKPAAITVELSPEKKLERAKRLIEIQKQQKIEKEREEEIRRELERRKMGKDMQTARQRQQDLEIKLAQEERAKEKAAEAEARERVRRQIAQDKLERRQREQALLEQQTSQQAQENSQQAAAVPADGVVRIQFRLPSGSPHMGKFEAMSTLRDLRAYVSSNIDLPFRNFSMSTSFPRRDLNAEDDERTLVDLQLVPTAVILILPLKNSTTTKTVVSRDEGGFLSRFMWTVFSPIISVYNYVLGYFTGPPAQGPTREENDEPTAAGVAPRATPTRHLGQPSG; the protein is encoded by the exons ATGAAGTGGTACTCTGGAACCATCAATGAAGCTGTTGCTGCTTCAAAGTCAAGGAAAGCTGTTTTTGTCGTTTTCATCGCAG GAAAGGATGATGCATCAGTCGAAACTGCCCGCACCATCGACGCCCCTGAGATATCATCCCGCCTCGAGCAAGACAATTTTGTCGCAATCAGGTTAGAGAGCGATACCGATTCCTATAGATTCTTCGCGCAAATTTACCAACTTGTACCGGTCCCTTCGCTGTTCTTCATCGGGGACAACGGAAGTCCCTTGGAGGTGGTGGCTGGCAGCGTCAATGTCCAAACCCtccaggaaaaaattgatacagTCCTGGTGAAAGCTGGGAAGAGAAAGAATGAAGCCTCTAACGACTTCATCAGGGGTGAACAAAGTGCATCTGTGGATCAAAGTGGCCAAGTGGCGAGCACTGGTGGAGCTGTCCCACCATCGGCACAGACAAGTGAACCTGAAGCTTCAGGAGTCTCTGGGGAGGAGAAACCTGCCGCTATAACGGTTGAATTATCTCCTGAG AAAAAACTTGAACGTGCTAAACGCTTGATAGAAATCCAGAAGCAGCAGAAAATCGAGAAAGAACGTGAGGAGGAAATCCGACGTGAGCTTGAACGCAGGAAAATGGGAAAAGACATGCAAACAGCCAGGCAGCGTCAGCAGGACCTGGAGATTAAGCTGGCTCAGGAGGAGCGAGCGAAGGAGAAGGCAGCTGAGGCAGAGGCTAGGGAGAGGGTCAGGCGGCAGATTGCTCAGGATAAACTGGAGAGGAGGCAGAGGGAGCAAGCGTTACTC gaGCAACAAACCTCACAACAGGCTCAGGAAAATTCGCAACAGGCTGCTGCTGTCCCCGCAGATGGAGTTGTACGAATTCAATTCAGACTGCCCTCTGGCAGTCCTCACATGGGCAAATTCGAAGCAATGAGCACACTCCGCGATCTCCGTGCATACGTTAGCAGTAACATCGATCTACCATTCCGCAATTTCTCAATGTCGACGTCCTTTCCCAGGAGAGATCTCAATGCTGAGGATGATGAAAGAACACTAGTGGATTTGCAGTTAGTTCCTACTGCCGTTATCCTTATTCTGCCACTCAAAAAT TCTACAACTACAAAAACAGTAGTATCCCGAGATGAGGGTGGTTTCCTCTCCCGCTTCATGTGGACGGTCTTCTCCCCAATAATTTCTGTATACAACTACGTACTCGGCTACTTCACTGGCCCACCAGCCCAAGGCCCCACCAGAGAGGAAAATGACGAGCCGACTGCAGCTGGCGTTGCACCACGTGCTACACCCACTCGCCACCTGGGTCAACCATCCGGGTAA
- the LOC135163015 gene encoding uncharacterized protein LOC135163015 produces the protein MKGKWNDVMSFIFFVLFLLHDETFAAQGSYRVYSRSQGKYTVVNYTVADTATNDSFKLKGSAAYDVESRFNDYDDLTRASTPEECARECGNNKDPKICYYEWTVEYYSTMGKACELCQPTTNTSLSSDCQCILADGVELSGIMVVNRMYPGPSIQVCLGDLVVVDVANHAFGSGLTIHFHGIYQNGYQYYDGVPFVTQCPISYRSTFRYKWRAQNAGTHFYHAHTGLHKPAGIQGAIVVRRPRETDPIAKYYDEDGIDNVIFVNDWFHSTPDNHWPGNRFRNVGQVADNFLINGRGQWFNSTSNTSTDTPLAVINVEPNRRYRFRMVNSLSWTCSVQMTIQDHNMTLVATDGEPVIPKNVTTITSFSAERYDFVLTTTQEPRSYWIQVRGRGACEDRKVVQYAILRYSGSQLREPEGERLTYDRPLPLGVVFNAVNQVCENSTENMVCVKNLQNAEPVNERILQKEADITFYIPFTIQQYRTEDLFEPNTYQNYEMPIGDLGAFVAMLQNFSNEFPASPYLTQMRDVPPERICRGDQLPTVCERDKPCFCSHIIDIPLNSVVEIVMIDEGVTLTHPFHLHGYGFFVMGQGSFETLGLAGADKKKAIELDRAGLLKRDFDRPPVKDTLATAAGGYTIVRFFADNPGYWLYHCHFQSHQLVGMELTFHVGEDWDLPPIPDGFPVCGNFAPEVWNDD, from the exons ATGAAAGGAAAGTGGAATGACGTTAtgtcgtttatttttttcgtactATTCC TACTGCATGATGAGACTTTCGCGGCCCAGGGGAGTTATCGTGTTTATTCGCGGAGTCAAGGAAAATATACAGTAGTGAATTACACCGTCGCCGATACCGCGACAAACGATTCATTCAAACTGAAGGGATCCGCGGCATATGATGTAGAAAGTCGGTTCAATGATTATGATGATTTAACGAGAGCATCAACGCCGGAGGAATGTGCGCGCGAATGTGGGAACAATAAAGACCCAAAAATATGTTACTATGAATGGACTGTGGAATACTACAGCACAATGGGCAA AGCATGTGAATTATGCCAGCCAACAACCAACACCTCCTTGTCCAGTGATTGTCAGTGCATCCTGGCAGACGGCGTCGAGTTGTCAGGAATCATGGTTGTCAACAGAATGTACCCAGGCCCCTCGATTCAGGTCTGCCTGGGTGATCTGGTGGTTGTGGACGTGGCGAATCACGCCTTCGGCAGTGGTCTCACCATCCACTTCCACGGAATCTACCAAAACGGCTATCAGTATTATGACGGAGTTCCCTTTGTAACCCAGTGCCCCATATCGTACCGATCCACGTTCAGGTACAAGTGGCGGGCCCAGAACGCCGGAACGCACTTTTATCATGCCCACACGGGCCTCCACAAGCCTGCGGGCATTCAGGGGGCCATCGTCGTTCGCCGGCCGCGGGAGACTGATCCCATTGCAAAATATTACGATGAAGATGGCATCGATAATGTCATCTTCGTCAATGATTGGTTCCACTCCACTCCAGACAACCATTGGCCCGGTAATCGCTTCCGAAATGTGGGACAGGTTGCGGAtaattttcttatcaatgGCAGGGGACAGTGGTTT aattCTACTAGTAATACATCAACTGACACACCGCTCGCCGTTATCAACGTCGAGCCGAATCGTCGCTACCGGTTTCGAATGGTAAACAGCCTAAGTTGGACTTGTTCGGTTCAAATGACTATTCAAGATCACAATATGACATTGGTTGCCACCGATGGCGAACCGGTGATTCCCAAGAACGTCACCACTATCACGTCTTTTTCAG CCGAACGCTACGACTTTGTCCTCACCACGACTCAGGAACCGCGATCTTACTGGATTCAAGTCAGAGGTCGGGGTGCCTGTGAAGACCGAAAAGTCGTCCAGTACGCGATCCTCCGTTACTCTGGCTCACAGCTGAGGGAACCTGAAGGGGAACGACTGACGTACGATCGGCCTTTGCCATTAGGAGTG GTTTTTAATGCCGTCAATCAAGTGTGTGAGAACTCAACGGAGAATATGGTCTGCGTGAAGAACCTGCAGAACGCAGAGCCAGTGAATGAAAGGATTCTGCAAAAGGAGGCTGATATAACTTTCTACATTCCCTTCACAATACAGCAGTACAGGACTGAAGACCTGTTCGAACCAAATACttatcaaaattatgaaa TGCCGATCGGAGATCTCGGCGCTTTTGTTGCCATGCTCCAGAATTTCTCCAATGAATTCCCAGCCTCTCCCTATCTAACTCAAATGCGTGACGTACCGCCGGAGAGGATCTGCAGGGGCGACCAACTACCCACCGTTTGTGAGAGAGACAAACCGTGTTTCTGCTCTCATATTATCGATATTCCATTGAATAGTGTTGTAGAAATCGTTATGATTGACGAAG GAGTAACGCTAACGCATCCATTTCATCTTCATGGTTACGGGTTCTTCGTAATGGGCCAGGGAAGTTTCGAGACACTGGGGCTCGCCGGggcggataaaaaaaaagccattGAACTGGACAGGGCAGGGCTGTTGAAACGCGATTTCGATCGACCACCTGTGAAGGATACTCTAGCCACCGCCGCTGGAGGATACACCATCGTCAGATTCTTCGCGGATAATCCGG GATACTGGCTGTATCATTGCCATTTCCAGTCGCACCAATTGGTTGGCATGGAACTGACCTTTCACGTTGGCGAAGATTGGGATCTGCCCCCAATACCGGACGGATTTCCAGTTTGTGGAAATTTCGCACCAGAAGTTTGGAACGATGATTGA
- the LOC135163023 gene encoding UBX domain-containing protein 4 isoform X2, whose translation MKWYSGTINEAVAASKSRKAVFVVFIAGKDDASVETARTIDAPEISSRLEQDNFVAIRLESDTDSYRFFAQIYQLVPVPSLFFIGDNGSPLEVVAGSVNVQTLQEKIDTVLVKAGKRKNEASNDFIRGEQSASVDQSGQVASTGGAVPPSAQTSEPEASGVSGEEKPAAITVELSPEKKLERAKRLIEIQKQQKIEKEREEEIRRELERRKMGKDMQTARQRQQDLEIKLAQEERAKEKAAEAEARERVRRQIAQDKLERRQREQALLEQQTSQQAQENSQQAAAVPADGVVRIQFRLPSGSPHMGKFEAMSTLRDLRAYVSSNIDLPFRNFSMSTSFPRRDLNAEDDERTLVDLQLVPTAVILILPLKNSTTTKTVVSRDEGGFLSRFMWTVFSPIISVYNYVLGYFTGPPAQGPTREENDEPTAAGVAPRATPTRHLGQPSGNLGGPTTTIRARQNVHRLHTEGDDNDENNTWNGNSTQLM comes from the exons ATGAAGTGGTACTCTGGAACCATCAATGAAGCTGTTGCTGCTTCAAAGTCAAGGAAAGCTGTTTTTGTCGTTTTCATCGCAG GAAAGGATGATGCATCAGTCGAAACTGCCCGCACCATCGACGCCCCTGAGATATCATCCCGCCTCGAGCAAGACAATTTTGTCGCAATCAGGTTAGAGAGCGATACCGATTCCTATAGATTCTTCGCGCAAATTTACCAACTTGTACCGGTCCCTTCGCTGTTCTTCATCGGGGACAACGGAAGTCCCTTGGAGGTGGTGGCTGGCAGCGTCAATGTCCAAACCCtccaggaaaaaattgatacagTCCTGGTGAAAGCTGGGAAGAGAAAGAATGAAGCCTCTAACGACTTCATCAGGGGTGAACAAAGTGCATCTGTGGATCAAAGTGGCCAAGTGGCGAGCACTGGTGGAGCTGTCCCACCATCGGCACAGACAAGTGAACCTGAAGCTTCAGGAGTCTCTGGGGAGGAGAAACCTGCCGCTATAACGGTTGAATTATCTCCTGAG AAAAAACTTGAACGTGCTAAACGCTTGATAGAAATCCAGAAGCAGCAGAAAATCGAGAAAGAACGTGAGGAGGAAATCCGACGTGAGCTTGAACGCAGGAAAATGGGAAAAGACATGCAAACAGCCAGGCAGCGTCAGCAGGACCTGGAGATTAAGCTGGCTCAGGAGGAGCGAGCGAAGGAGAAGGCAGCTGAGGCAGAGGCTAGGGAGAGGGTCAGGCGGCAGATTGCTCAGGATAAACTGGAGAGGAGGCAGAGGGAGCAAGCGTTACTC gaGCAACAAACCTCACAACAGGCTCAGGAAAATTCGCAACAGGCTGCTGCTGTCCCCGCAGATGGAGTTGTACGAATTCAATTCAGACTGCCCTCTGGCAGTCCTCACATGGGCAAATTCGAAGCAATGAGCACACTCCGCGATCTCCGTGCATACGTTAGCAGTAACATCGATCTACCATTCCGCAATTTCTCAATGTCGACGTCCTTTCCCAGGAGAGATCTCAATGCTGAGGATGATGAAAGAACACTAGTGGATTTGCAGTTAGTTCCTACTGCCGTTATCCTTATTCTGCCACTCAAAAAT TCTACAACTACAAAAACAGTAGTATCCCGAGATGAGGGTGGTTTCCTCTCCCGCTTCATGTGGACGGTCTTCTCCCCAATAATTTCTGTATACAACTACGTACTCGGCTACTTCACTGGCCCACCAGCCCAAGGCCCCACCAGAGAGGAAAATGACGAGCCGACTGCAGCTGGCGTTGCACCACGTGCTACACCCACTCGCCACCTGGGTCAACCATCCGG GAATTTGGGAGGACCCACCACCACAATCAGAGCCAGGCAGAACGTCCACAGGCTGCACACTGAGGGTGATGACAATGATGAGAATAACACGTGGAATGGAAACTCAACGCAGCTGATGTAG
- the LOC135163032 gene encoding cyclin-H isoform X1, whose protein sequence is MFASSTQRKHWIYSDESDLTTLREKTNAQFIRRYGAHIQQDQRDQFFLSDIEERALVRFYELQLRDFCKRFSPQMPRATIATALHYFKRFYLRNSVMDYHPKEILVTCVYLACKVEEFNVSISQFVANLKGDREKASDIVLNNELLLMQQLNYNLTVHNPFRPVEGLMIDIKTRCTALENPERLRPHVDDFLEKVFLTDSVLLYAPSQIALAAILHAASKISANLDNYVTDILFSREHLPGIIEAVRKIRTMARTLIDVPGKDVVKLLEKKLEKCRNQENNPDSDIYKRRMQEMLEEEDMHDNAKYAKIIQEQAAHDEKTLGVRGLGSPSL, encoded by the exons ATGTTCGCTTCAAGTACCCAAAGGAAACACTGGATATACTCGGATGAAAGTGATCTCACCACCCTGAGAGAGAAAACCAATGCCCAATTTATCAGGAGATATGGAGCCCATATACAA CAAGACCAACGAgatcaatttttcctttcgGATATTGAGGAGAGAGCGCTGGTACGATTTTACGAACTTCAGCTGCGGGATTTCTGTAAGAGGTTCTCACCTCAAATGCCCAGAGCTACAATCGCCACTGCTCTTCATTATTTCAAACGCTTTTACCTGAGGAACAGCGTAATGGATTATCACCCTAAGGAGATCCTGGTCACATGCGTTTATCTCGCTTGCAAG GTGGAAGAATTCAACGTTTCAATCTCTCAATTCGTAGCAAATTTAAAGGGAGACAGGGAAAAGGCATCAGATATTGTTCTGAACAATGAGCTACTCCTGATGCAGCAATTGAATTACAATTTAACAGTCCATAATCCATTCAGACCTGTGGAGGGCTTAATGATTGACATAAAG ACTCGCTGCACTGCTCTCGAAAATCCGGAGAGACTCAGGCCACACGTCGATGATTTTTTGGAGAAAGTCTTCCTGACTGATAGTGTTCTTCTCTATGCACCAAGTCAAATAGCTCTGGCAGCTATTCTCCACGCAGCCTCAAAAATCTCGGCGAATTTAGATAATTACGTGACTGATATTCTATTCTCCCGAGAACATTTGCCAGGAATTATCGAAGCTGTTCGCA AAATAAGAACAATGGCAAGAACATTGATCGACGTCCCAGGGAAGGACGTGGTGAAGTTACTGGAGAAAAAACTAGAGAAATGTCGCAATCAGGAGAATAATCCTGATAGTGATATCTACAAAAGGAGAATGCAAGAGATGCTGGAGGAGGAGGATATGCACGACAATGCAAAATATGCGAAAATCATTCAGGAGCAAGCAGCCCACGACGAGAAGACTCTGGGTGTCAGGGGCTTGGGCTCGCCGTCTCTCTAG
- the LOC135163036 gene encoding homeobox protein MSH-D-like isoform X1: MSQGNPSSPPEKIGNRTLAAFSIERLLAPNEDPPADRRPISHGTFKPSAAEEFYDEGRALTVVPDSSMSSTEEIEGLEESNTVGSTTPEPEISYEACTSSSGGNCGVEMDCSDKDIHEGTSSVTSDDDRKKRPRTAFTAAQIKSLEAEFERNKYLSVAKRLQLSKSLKLTETQIKIWFQNRRTKWKRKYTNDVELLAQQYYSSLGIPAPRPIFVGDRLWFFNYPGQPQPATPPLLPPHVGHLSLPPGMPIVQPLASNLSPGTQHSVFPNISPSHSVYPLTQRIDFRRQDT, encoded by the exons ATGTCTCAGGGAAATCCGAGTTCTCCTCCGGAGAAAATTGGGAACCGGACACTGGCGGCTTTCAGCATCGAGAGACTGTTGGCACCGAACGAAGATCCGCCGGCCGATCGACGGCCAATATCTCATGGGACATTCAAACCTTCTGCGGCGGAGGAGT TCTACGATGAAGGCAGAGCCCTGACGGTAGTCCCGGACTCGTCAATGTCCTCAACGgaggaaatcgagggcctCGAGGAGTCGAACACCGTGGGCTCCACTACCCCAGAACCGGAAATCAGCTACG aagCGTGCACAAGCAGCAGTGGCGGAAATTGCGGTGTGGAAATGGATTGCAGTGACAAAGACATCCACGAGGGAACTTCCAGCGTGACCAGCGACGACGACAGAAAGAAACGACCGCGTACAGCCTTCACCGCGGCGCAAATAAAATCCCTGGAGGCGGAGTTCGAGAGGAATAAATACCTCAGCGTTGCGAAGCGATTGCAGCTGAGTAAAAGCCTTAAACTCACCGAGACACAG ATAAAAATTTGGTTCCAGAACAGAAGAACGAAATGGAAGCGAAAATATACTAACGATGTGGAGCTATTAGCACAGCAGTACTACTCCAGTCTCGGAATTCCAGCTCCAAGACCGATATTCGTAGGCGATCGTCTGTG GTTCTTCAATTATCCTGGGCAGCCCCAACCAGCAACGCCTCCTCTCCTGCCTCCCCACGTGGGccacctctccctcccccctggaATGCCAATTGTCCAGCCACTGGCAAGTAACTTGTCACCAGGAACACAACACTCAGTGTTCCCCAACATCTCTCCATCCCATTCTGTTTATCCTCTAACTCAGAGGATTGACTTTAGACGACAAGACACGTGA
- the LOC135163032 gene encoding cyclin-H isoform X2, with protein sequence MKKFEQDQRDQFFLSDIEERALVRFYELQLRDFCKRFSPQMPRATIATALHYFKRFYLRNSVMDYHPKEILVTCVYLACKVEEFNVSISQFVANLKGDREKASDIVLNNELLLMQQLNYNLTVHNPFRPVEGLMIDIKTRCTALENPERLRPHVDDFLEKVFLTDSVLLYAPSQIALAAILHAASKISANLDNYVTDILFSREHLPGIIEAVRKIRTMARTLIDVPGKDVVKLLEKKLEKCRNQENNPDSDIYKRRMQEMLEEEDMHDNAKYAKIIQEQAAHDEKTLGVRGLGSPSL encoded by the exons atgaaaaaatttgag CAAGACCAACGAgatcaatttttcctttcgGATATTGAGGAGAGAGCGCTGGTACGATTTTACGAACTTCAGCTGCGGGATTTCTGTAAGAGGTTCTCACCTCAAATGCCCAGAGCTACAATCGCCACTGCTCTTCATTATTTCAAACGCTTTTACCTGAGGAACAGCGTAATGGATTATCACCCTAAGGAGATCCTGGTCACATGCGTTTATCTCGCTTGCAAG GTGGAAGAATTCAACGTTTCAATCTCTCAATTCGTAGCAAATTTAAAGGGAGACAGGGAAAAGGCATCAGATATTGTTCTGAACAATGAGCTACTCCTGATGCAGCAATTGAATTACAATTTAACAGTCCATAATCCATTCAGACCTGTGGAGGGCTTAATGATTGACATAAAG ACTCGCTGCACTGCTCTCGAAAATCCGGAGAGACTCAGGCCACACGTCGATGATTTTTTGGAGAAAGTCTTCCTGACTGATAGTGTTCTTCTCTATGCACCAAGTCAAATAGCTCTGGCAGCTATTCTCCACGCAGCCTCAAAAATCTCGGCGAATTTAGATAATTACGTGACTGATATTCTATTCTCCCGAGAACATTTGCCAGGAATTATCGAAGCTGTTCGCA AAATAAGAACAATGGCAAGAACATTGATCGACGTCCCAGGGAAGGACGTGGTGAAGTTACTGGAGAAAAAACTAGAGAAATGTCGCAATCAGGAGAATAATCCTGATAGTGATATCTACAAAAGGAGAATGCAAGAGATGCTGGAGGAGGAGGATATGCACGACAATGCAAAATATGCGAAAATCATTCAGGAGCAAGCAGCCCACGACGAGAAGACTCTGGGTGTCAGGGGCTTGGGCTCGCCGTCTCTCTAG